A stretch of DNA from Nitratireductor thuwali:
CAAGATAAAGCCCCGGCGTCAGCCGGTCACGCTGCGTCGATGGCCGGGTGATGATGCCGGCGAGCCTCGAAATCAGCCGGTCGGAGGGAGCGGGATCGGGAACGCCCATGGGAAAGGCTACGATCCGCGTCAGCCACGCCGCCCACCGCGCCGGAAGATTGTCGAGAACGCCGCGGAAGGCGCGCCCGATGCGGCTTTCGCCCTCCAGCATGAGATAGTCCACGATCGGCCGGTCATCCGCCTGGCGCCCCTCCGTCTCGAACCGCTTGAGAACCGCTGCCAGCAGATAAAGCTCGGCCAATATGTCGCCGAGCCGGGCCGAGATCAGTTCCTTCCGCTTCAGCGAGCCGCCGAGCGTCATCAGAGCGAGGTCAGCGACGAGCGCGAAGGCGCTGGCATAGCGCGACAGTCGCTTCCAGTGCCGGGGCATGGCGGCATCGGCGGGCGCCGGTCCCACATGTCCGCCCGACCAGCCGCGAACGAAGGCGCGACCCGTGTTCTTGAATGCGTGGCTGATATGCTTCCAGAACGCCTTGTCGAAAGCATCGAGCCCGCGCTCCCTGTCGTCGTCCGAAAGGGCGAGCAATTCCTCCAGCATATAGGGATGCGACCGGATGGCGCCCTGGCCGAAGATCATCAGATTGCGGGTGAGGATGTTCGCGCCCTCGACCGTGATGCCGATCGGCACCGAGCGGTAGGCGCTGCCAAGATAGTTGCGAGGACCGTCTATGATCGCCTTGCCGCCGTGGATATCCATCGCGTGCTCGATGGAGCGGCGCATGCGCTCGGTCGCGTGATATTTCATGATGGCCGAGATGACCGAAGGCTTGTGTCCTTCATCCAGCGCGGCCAGCGTCACCCGCCGCGCGGCGTCGATGAGATAGGCGTTACCGACGATTTCGGCCAGCGGCTCCTGGATGCCCTCGAACATGGCGATGGGCACGTTGAACTGGGTGCGCACCCGCGCATAGGCCCCGGTCGCCCGCGCGCACATGGCCGCAGAAGCGGCGGACTGGGAAGGAAGGGAGATGCTGCGGCCGGCCGCCAACGCCGTCATCAGCATCGTCCAGCCCTGGCCGATCTGCTTCTCGCCGCCCAATATCCGCTCCAGCGGGATGAAAACATCCCTACCATAGAGCGGACCGTTCTGAAAAAAAGTGAACTGCGGGATATGCCGCTCGCCATAGCTGACGCCGGGCGTATTGGTCGGCAGCAGCGCCACCGTTATGCCCAGGTCTTCGCCGCGCCCCAGATGGTTCTCCGGGTCGTGCATCTTGAAGGCCAGCCCCATCACCGTGGCGACAGGCCCGAGCGTGATATAGCGCTTATGGAAGTTGAGGCGCACGCCGAGCGTCTTCTTGCCCTTCCAGGTGCCGTATTCGACGACGCCTGAATCCGTCATCGCCGCCGCGTCCGAGCCGGCATCCGGCGACGTCAGGCCGAAACAGGGTATGTCGCGGCCATCGGCCAGCCGCGGCAGCCAGTAATCGCGCTGCTCATCCGTGCCGAAATGCATCAGCAGCTCGCCCGGCCCGAGCGAGTTCGGCACCATCACCGTCACGCCCGCAACCACGCTGGTGGAAGAGACCGTGCGAACGACTTCGGAATGCGCCGTATTCGAGAAGCCGAGCCCGCCATATTCCTTCGGGATGATCATGCCGAAGAACCTCTTCTTGCGCATGAAATCCCAGACGGCCTTGGGCAGGTCCCGGTCGACCCAGTTGAGCTTCCAGTCGTCGACCATGGCACATAGTTCGCGCACCGGGCCGTCCAGAAAGGCCTGCTCCTCGTCCGAAAGCGTGGCGGGGGGCATGGCAAGAAATTCGTTCCAGTCGGGATTGCCGGTGAAAAGCGCGCCATCCCACCACACGGACCCCGCATTGATCGCCTCCCGCTCCGTCTCCGAAATGGGCGGCATGATGCGCGAGGCCCAGCTGAATATGGGCTTCGTCATCCTGTTGCGTCGAAATTCAGTGAAGCCCACCTGCTGCCTCCGTTTGGCTGCGCCCTTGCCGCAAGTTAACGTCGCTTGCGATGGCAATGGCCTTCCGCGATACCAGCGCTACGCGGGACTGCCTTCAATATAGCAGGAATGCGCCGGCAGACGACAGGGTTCCGGATGGGAGGTGGTCCTCAGCCCGAGATCTCCTCGCATTCGGCCCGCGGCGGGGCGTCCTCGCCAGCCGCCAGGTCGAAAAGAGATGCGGTTTTGCCCTTTGTCCACCAGACAAAGGCATCGCCCGCATAGCGGGCGCCCGAGCCGGAGATCACATTCGACGCGACGACCGGCCGGTCGTCGACCACGAACACCGCCAGCGAGACGGGGCCGGCATTGACGTAATCGACGGTCATTTGGAAGGCGCCGCAATCGTAGTCGACGCGGATCTCCTCGACTTCTTGTTCGCCGGGCAGCACAAGATTGACCTCGCTCGCATGCCCGCTCGTGACGGCGCCTGCAAGAACTGCCATGCCGGCCAATGAAATTGCTCCAGATCGAAACATAGGCTGCCTCCTTTAACGCTGAAAAGTCATGTTCGCATGAAGCGCGTCAAGCAAGGCGTGCGTCAGCCTTCGGGGGTGGCCACCGCCGCCTCGATCAGCCTCTCCGCATCCGCGCTGTCCCATGCCGCCGGCCCGTTCATATGGGCGAGCAGATTCCCCTCGCCGTCAAGCAGCAGCGTGACGGGCAGGCCGAGCGCCAGCCCGCGGGATTTGAGGTCGTTGAAAATCTTCATCTTGTTGTCGCGATAATGGGCAAGCGCCGTGATGTTGGTCTCTTCCAGAAAGCGTTTCGGCTTAGCGTCGTCGCCGAGGTCGACATTGACAGCCACGACCTCGAACGCATCGGAGCCGAGTTTTTGCTGAAGTGCATCGAGCGCCGGCATCTCTTCGCGGCACGGCGTGCACCATGTAGCCCAGAGATTGATGAGAAGCGTCTTGCCACTGAAATCAGCCACCGTCAGCGGCTGGCCGTCCGGGCCGTTGAAGGCAAGGTCGGTGAGCGGGCGCGGCGGATCGGCCGGCAGCATGGCCGCGACTTCTCCCGTTATATATGGGTCGATTGCGGCGACCTTGGCCAGCGTGGCCGCGCCGACATTTGCCGTCGCGCCGTTGTTGCCATCGGCGGCACCCATGACGTATACGGCAATCGCTCCGGCAACGATGCCTGCGGCCGCGGCAATTGCGGCCATTCGAAACGCCGGCTTGGTCAATTTCTTGTTCGGCATAAAATCACTCCAGGACCCGGTTATCACGATGAGCGAAGACAAAGCCAGCAACCGCATGTGGGGCGGACGTTTTGCCTCAGGTCCGGACGCCGTGATGGAAGCCATCAACGCGTCCATCGACTTCGACAGGAAGCTGTATGCGCAAGACATTCGTGGCAGCCTCGCGCACGCGGCTATGCTTGCTGAAACTGGCATAATTTCGACGGAAGACGAACAGAAGATCGCTCACGGCCTCAACACGATCCTGTCAGAGATCGAAGCCGGAACTTTCGAGTTTTCGGCAAGGCTCGAAGACATCCACATGAATGTCGAGGCCCGTCTGGCCGAGCTCATCGGCCCCGCCGCCGGCCGCCTGCACACGGCCCGCTCGCGCAACGACCAGGTGGCGCTCGACTTCCGGCTCTGGGTGAAGGAGGAACTGGAGCGGACCGACCAGGCGCTGAGCCGGCTTCTCGGGGCGTTCCTGGCCCGAGCCGAGGAGCACGCCGCCACCATCATGCCCGGCTTCACCCATCTTCAGACTGCGCAGCCCGTCACCTTCGGTCACCATCTCATGGCCTATGTGGAGATGCTCGGCCGCGACCGCTCGCGCGTGCGCGATGCGATCGAGCGTCTCGACGAATGCCCGCTCGGCGCGGCCGCGCTTGCCGGCACCGGCTTTGCCATCGACCGGCACATGACGGCGGAAGCGCTGGGCTTCCGCGAGCCCACGCGCAATTCCATCGACACCGTGTCCGACCGCGATTTCGCGCTGGAATTTCTGTCTGTCGCCGCCATTTGCGCGACCCATCTGTCCCGTCTCGCGGAGGAGATCGTCATCTGGTCGACCCCGCAATTCGGCTTCGTGCGGCTCTCCGATGCCTTCTCCACGGGCTCCTCGATCATGCCGCAGAAGAAGAACCCCGATGCCGCTGAGCTGATCCGCGCCAAGACCGGACGCATCAATGGCGATCTCATCGGCCTTCTGACCGTTATGAAGGGGCTTCCGCTCGCCTATTCCAAGGACATGCAGGAAGACAAGGAAAATGTTTTCGACGCGGCCGAGACGCTGGATCTCATGCTGGCCGCGATGACCGGCATGATCGGCGATCTCGAGGTCAACAGGCAGGCCATGAAGAAGGCGGCCGGCAGCGGCTATTCCACGGCAACAGACCTTGCTGACTGGCTGGTGCGCGAAGCTGGCCTGCCATTCCGCGACGCCCACCATGCTACCGGCCGCGCGGTGGCGCTGGCCGAAGAGAAAAAATGCGCATTGGAAAAACTGTCGCTCGAAGAGTTGCAGGCAATCAACCCGGCCATCACCGATGACGTTTTCTCGGTGCTGTCGGTCTCCAACTCTGTCAGAAGCCGCACCTCCTATGGCGGAACGGCGCCCGCAGAAGTGCGCCGGCAGATACGCAACTGGAAGAAGCGACTGAAACGGGATGCAAGCGCCGCGAAAAGCGGCTAGAAAGCCCCTTCCACAGTCACAGGCCGTACGGACGGAACATGACCGCCAGCAGAATTTGCGCCCTTATCGCCCTCAGCGCCGCGCTTGCGCTTGCCGCCTGCGGCCGCAAGGCCGATCTCGATACGCCCTATGACGCTGCCATCGAGGCCAGGAAACAGGCGGAACGCGACGACAAGCCCCTGCCGCCTGAGCCCGAGAAGCCGGTCGAGGACCGTCCTTTCATTCTCGATGGCCTGATCTAAGGCCTTTTATCCAGCGAAAGCGCCCGACGTGAACCATTTCGAATATCGTGACGGCATCCTCCACGCCGAGGATATAGCCCTGCCGGACATAGCCGCCGCCGTCGGGACTCCCTTCTATTGCTACTCAACGGCAACGCTGACGCGGCATTACCGGGTTTTCGCCGAGGCTCTGTCGGGGCTGGACGCGCTCATCTGCTACGCCATGAAGGCCAATTCCAACCAGGCGGTCCTGAAGGCCCTCGCCAATCTCGGCGCCGGCGCCGACGTGGTTTCGGAAGGCGAGTTGCGGCGGGCGCTGGCGGCGGGCATTCGCAGCGACAAGATCCTTTTCTCCGGCGTCGGCAAGACCGCCCGCGAAATGGATTTCGCTCTGGAGGCCGGCATCCTGTGCTTCAACGTGGAATCCCTGCCGGAGCTGGAAATGCTGTCGCAGCGGGCCACGGCGCTCGGCCGCACAGCATCCGTGTCGCTGCGCATCAACCCGGATGTCGACGCCCGGACCCACAAGAAGATCTCCACCGGCAAATCCGAAAACAAGTTCGGCATTCCCTGGAAGGATGCGAAGGCCGCCTACGAACGCGCCGCCCGGCTGCCGGGGCTGCGCGTGGCCGGCATCGACATGCATATCGGCAGCCAGATCACCGAGCTGCAGCCCTTCGACGACGCATTCGCGCTGCTGACCGATCTGACCGAGACGCTGCGCGCGGACGGACATGCGATAGAGCATGTCGATCTGGGCGGCGGGCTCGGCGTGCCGTACCAGGAAGATAACCTGCCCCCGCCCCTTCCCGACGCCTATGCCCAGGTCGTGCAAAAGCACGTGAAGCGGCTCGGCCTGAAGGTGATCTTCGAGCCGGGGCGGCTGATCGCGGCCAATGCCGGCATCCTCGTGAGCCAGATCATCTATGTGAAAGAAGGCGACGCCCGGAACTTCGTCATCGTCGACGCGGCGATGAACGATCTGATCAGGCCGACGCTCTATGAGGCCTATCATGCGATCAGGCCGGTTGCCGAGCCCGGTCCCGACGCCGGGCGGATGAACGCAGATGTCGTCGGCCCCGTTTGCGAGACAGGCGACTTCCTCGCGCAGGACCGCGATCTTCCAGTGCTCAAGGCCGGCGATCTCATCGCGATCGGCACGGCGGGCGCCTACGGGGCGGTGCTGGCGAGCACCTATAATTCGCGCCTGCTCGTGCCCGAAGTCATCGTCAGCGGCGACCGCTACCACGTGGCCCGTCCGCGCCCCAGCTACGAAGACCTGATCGGCCTCGATTCCCTGCCTGACTGGCTCTGACGGAGCGCGATGACG
This window harbors:
- the lysA gene encoding diaminopimelate decarboxylase produces the protein MNHFEYRDGILHAEDIALPDIAAAVGTPFYCYSTATLTRHYRVFAEALSGLDALICYAMKANSNQAVLKALANLGAGADVVSEGELRRALAAGIRSDKILFSGVGKTAREMDFALEAGILCFNVESLPELEMLSQRATALGRTASVSLRINPDVDARTHKKISTGKSENKFGIPWKDAKAAYERAARLPGLRVAGIDMHIGSQITELQPFDDAFALLTDLTETLRADGHAIEHVDLGGGLGVPYQEDNLPPPLPDAYAQVVQKHVKRLGLKVIFEPGRLIAANAGILVSQIIYVKEGDARNFVIVDAAMNDLIRPTLYEAYHAIRPVAEPGPDAGRMNADVVGPVCETGDFLAQDRDLPVLKAGDLIAIGTAGAYGAVLASTYNSRLLVPEVIVSGDRYHVARPRPSYEDLIGLDSLPDWL
- the tlpA gene encoding thiol:disulfide interchange protein TlpA codes for the protein MPNKKLTKPAFRMAAIAAAAGIVAGAIAVYVMGAADGNNGATANVGAATLAKVAAIDPYITGEVAAMLPADPPRPLTDLAFNGPDGQPLTVADFSGKTLLINLWATWCTPCREEMPALDALQQKLGSDAFEVVAVNVDLGDDAKPKRFLEETNITALAHYRDNKMKIFNDLKSRGLALGLPVTLLLDGEGNLLAHMNGPAAWDSADAERLIEAAVATPEG
- the lptM gene encoding LPS translocon maturation chaperone LptM; translated protein: MTASRICALIALSAALALAACGRKADLDTPYDAAIEARKQAERDDKPLPPEPEKPVEDRPFILDGLI
- a CDS encoding MliC family protein, with product MAVLAGAVTSGHASEVNLVLPGEQEVEEIRVDYDCGAFQMTVDYVNAGPVSLAVFVVDDRPVVASNVISGSGARYAGDAFVWWTKGKTASLFDLAAGEDAPPRAECEEISG
- the argH gene encoding argininosuccinate lyase; this translates as MSEDKASNRMWGGRFASGPDAVMEAINASIDFDRKLYAQDIRGSLAHAAMLAETGIISTEDEQKIAHGLNTILSEIEAGTFEFSARLEDIHMNVEARLAELIGPAAGRLHTARSRNDQVALDFRLWVKEELERTDQALSRLLGAFLARAEEHAATIMPGFTHLQTAQPVTFGHHLMAYVEMLGRDRSRVRDAIERLDECPLGAAALAGTGFAIDRHMTAEALGFREPTRNSIDTVSDRDFALEFLSVAAICATHLSRLAEEIVIWSTPQFGFVRLSDAFSTGSSIMPQKKNPDAAELIRAKTGRINGDLIGLLTVMKGLPLAYSKDMQEDKENVFDAAETLDLMLAAMTGMIGDLEVNRQAMKKAAGSGYSTATDLADWLVREAGLPFRDAHHATGRAVALAEEKKCALEKLSLEELQAINPAITDDVFSVLSVSNSVRSRTSYGGTAPAEVRRQIRNWKKRLKRDASAAKSG
- a CDS encoding acyl-CoA dehydrogenase — translated: MGFTEFRRNRMTKPIFSWASRIMPPISETEREAINAGSVWWDGALFTGNPDWNEFLAMPPATLSDEEQAFLDGPVRELCAMVDDWKLNWVDRDLPKAVWDFMRKKRFFGMIIPKEYGGLGFSNTAHSEVVRTVSSTSVVAGVTVMVPNSLGPGELLMHFGTDEQRDYWLPRLADGRDIPCFGLTSPDAGSDAAAMTDSGVVEYGTWKGKKTLGVRLNFHKRYITLGPVATVMGLAFKMHDPENHLGRGEDLGITVALLPTNTPGVSYGERHIPQFTFFQNGPLYGRDVFIPLERILGGEKQIGQGWTMLMTALAAGRSISLPSQSAASAAMCARATGAYARVRTQFNVPIAMFEGIQEPLAEIVGNAYLIDAARRVTLAALDEGHKPSVISAIMKYHATERMRRSIEHAMDIHGGKAIIDGPRNYLGSAYRSVPIGITVEGANILTRNLMIFGQGAIRSHPYMLEELLALSDDDRERGLDAFDKAFWKHISHAFKNTGRAFVRGWSGGHVGPAPADAAMPRHWKRLSRYASAFALVADLALMTLGGSLKRKELISARLGDILAELYLLAAVLKRFETEGRQADDRPIVDYLMLEGESRIGRAFRGVLDNLPARWAAWLTRIVAFPMGVPDPAPSDRLISRLAGIITRPSTQRDRLTPGLYLGEGHEEHPIKDLEEAFRLVADVAPIEKKMRDGGEHDAEEARRKGLITAAEFDHLAQAREAVQRVVAVDAFPMDEISPIASQHRRAANRRAVRRQAAE